From a region of the Paenibacillus lutimineralis genome:
- a CDS encoding Maf family protein: MESNVPRHIILASTSPRRRELIATLGIPFDIVPSHADESTSEKLTPEQIVQELARRKAEAVYHSTSFDGDSAGIIVGSDTVVVRDGTVLGKPQNEQEAAAMLRSLQGRSHIVYTGVACIDSRTGEALVDYRSTIVTMKPLNEREIEAYAASGEGLDKAGAYAIQGLGATIVTGIEGCYFNVVGLPLSLLVDMLGQFGVRVL, translated from the coding sequence TTGGAATCCAATGTACCACGCCATATTATATTGGCATCGACCTCACCGCGTCGTCGGGAATTGATTGCTACCTTAGGTATTCCCTTTGACATTGTTCCTAGCCATGCTGATGAGAGCACATCGGAGAAGTTGACACCAGAGCAGATTGTACAGGAACTTGCCAGACGGAAAGCCGAAGCGGTATATCATTCTACATCATTCGACGGAGATTCTGCAGGAATTATCGTCGGGAGTGATACGGTTGTCGTCAGGGATGGGACCGTGCTAGGTAAACCGCAGAATGAGCAGGAAGCTGCTGCGATGCTGCGTTCTCTTCAGGGCAGGAGCCATATCGTGTATACAGGAGTCGCTTGCATAGATAGCCGGACCGGAGAGGCCCTCGTTGACTATCGTTCAACGATCGTCACGATGAAGCCGCTGAATGAGCGCGAGATTGAAGCTTATGCAGCTAGCGGAGAAGGACTCGATAAAGCCGGTGCCTACGCGATTCAAGGTTTAGGAGCAACGATTGTTACAGGTATAGAAGGTTGCTATTTCAATGTTGTCGGCTTACCGTTATCGTTACTTGTAGATATGCTTGGCCAATTTGGAGTAAGAGTATTGTAG
- the minD gene encoding septum site-determining protein MinD, producing the protein MGEAIVVTSGKGGVGKTTTSANIGTALALLGKKVCLVDTDIGLRNLDVVMGLENRIIYDLIDVAEGRCRLNQALVKDKRFDELYMLPAAQTKDKNSVSPEQVKDIVLELKKEYEYVIIDCPAGIEQGFKNAIAGADQAIVVTTPENAAVRDADRIIGLLENSQISSPKLVVNRIRTNMVKSGDMLDIDDVLQVLNIDLLGIVPDDELVIKAANSGEPTVMNPESMAAIAYRNIARRILGDTVPLMLLEQKQGRFKRFKKFFGMG; encoded by the coding sequence ATGGGAGAAGCTATCGTTGTCACGTCTGGCAAAGGCGGCGTCGGCAAAACGACGACATCAGCTAATATTGGCACAGCACTTGCGTTGCTCGGCAAGAAGGTCTGTCTGGTCGATACAGATATCGGTCTCAGAAATCTGGATGTCGTCATGGGTCTGGAGAATAGGATTATCTATGACCTGATCGATGTGGCAGAAGGACGTTGCCGCTTGAATCAAGCACTTGTGAAGGACAAACGGTTCGATGAATTGTATATGCTTCCTGCAGCGCAGACGAAGGATAAGAATTCTGTGTCGCCTGAGCAAGTGAAGGATATCGTTCTGGAATTGAAGAAGGAATATGAATATGTCATTATCGATTGTCCTGCGGGTATTGAGCAGGGGTTCAAAAATGCGATTGCTGGCGCTGATCAGGCTATCGTAGTTACGACGCCGGAGAATGCAGCAGTACGTGATGCGGACCGTATTATCGGGCTGCTGGAAAATTCGCAAATTTCTTCTCCCAAGCTGGTGGTGAACCGAATTCGCACGAATATGGTGAAATCGGGTGACATGCTGGATATCGATGATGTTCTTCAAGTGTTGAATATCGATTTGCTCGGTATCGTCCCTGACGATGAGCTTGTAATCAAGGCGGCCAATTCAGGCGAGCCTACGGTAATGAATCCGGAATCGATGGCCGCGATTGCCTACCGTAACATCGCACGTCGAATTCTGGGGGATACCGTGCCGCTGATGCTTTTGGAACAGAAGCAGGGTAGATTCAAACGTTTCAAGAAGTTTTTTGGAATGGGCTGA
- a CDS encoding rod shape-determining protein has translation MFGGFSKDLGIDLGTANTLVYIRGKGIIVREPSVVAIHTDNKNIVAVGESAKKMIGRTPGNIRAIRPMKDGVIADFDTTATMIKYFIRSAQKQRSMFQRHPNVMVCVPSGITAVEQRAVEDATKQAGAREAYTIEEPFAAAIGADLPVWEPTGSMVVDIGGGTTEVAVISLGGIVTSKSVRVAGDEMDESIIQYIKRQYNLMIGERTSEQLKMDVGSALALEKVETMEIRGRDLVTGLPKTITITSDEITEALNDTVSAIVDAVKVTLEKCPPELAADIMDRGIVLTGGGALLRNLDKLLASETGMPVIVADNPLDCVAIGTGRALDNIHLFKTKNSSTLRSRR, from the coding sequence ATGTTTGGTGGCTTTTCGAAGGATTTAGGAATTGATTTGGGGACTGCGAATACCCTTGTTTATATCCGTGGCAAAGGAATTATTGTGAGGGAGCCCTCGGTGGTTGCCATCCATACTGATAATAAGAATATCGTAGCCGTAGGGGAGTCAGCTAAGAAGATGATCGGCAGAACTCCGGGCAATATCCGTGCGATCCGTCCGATGAAGGACGGAGTTATCGCAGATTTCGATACGACGGCAACGATGATTAAATATTTTATTCGTTCGGCACAAAAACAGCGTTCGATGTTCCAACGCCATCCTAACGTAATGGTGTGTGTTCCTTCCGGAATTACAGCGGTGGAGCAGCGTGCTGTAGAAGATGCGACGAAGCAGGCGGGTGCCCGTGAGGCTTATACAATCGAGGAGCCTTTTGCTGCAGCGATTGGTGCCGATCTCCCGGTTTGGGAACCGACAGGTAGTATGGTCGTGGATATCGGTGGCGGTACGACAGAGGTTGCAGTCATCTCCCTCGGCGGGATCGTAACGAGCAAATCGGTACGTGTAGCCGGTGATGAAATGGACGAATCGATCATTCAATATATTAAACGTCAATATAATTTAATGATCGGGGAGAGAACGTCCGAGCAGCTTAAGATGGATGTCGGTTCTGCGCTCGCGTTGGAGAAGGTTGAGACGATGGAAATCCGTGGACGCGACTTGGTTACCGGATTGCCAAAGACGATCACAATTACTTCCGATGAGATTACAGAAGCACTTAATGATACGGTAAGTGCGATTGTCGATGCTGTAAAAGTAACGCTTGAGAAATGTCCGCCAGAGCTTGCGGCCGACATTATGGATCGCGGTATTGTGCTTACAGGCGGAGGCGCGCTGCTTCGCAATCTGGATAAGCTGCTTGCTAGTGAGACAGGAATGCCTGTCATCGTTGCAGATAATCCACTGGATTGCGTAGCGATTGGTACGGGCCGGGCTCTCGATAATATTCATCTGTTTAAGACCAAGAACAGTTCGACACTTCGTTCCAGACGTTAA
- the radC gene encoding RadC family protein gives MNMTPYMLRDFPSEERPRERMMNNGAGALSQAELLAILLRIGTKNESAVHMAQRILADIGGIRALVDLSLEELTKMKGIGMAKAVQIKAGIELGQRLAKSRLPETVSIRSPQDAANILMEQLRYLSKEHFVCLFLNTKNHIIAQETLSVGSLNASIVHPREVFRAAIKCSSASIVCAHNHPSGDPTPSPEDIRMTRRLCEAGEIVGIDVLDHVVIGDGQFVSLKEQGLM, from the coding sequence ATGAATATGACACCGTATATGCTGCGTGACTTTCCTAGCGAGGAGCGCCCGCGTGAACGGATGATGAACAATGGAGCAGGGGCGCTAAGTCAAGCTGAGTTATTAGCGATATTGCTGCGGATCGGAACGAAGAATGAGTCGGCCGTCCACATGGCGCAGCGGATTCTCGCCGATATCGGCGGTATTCGCGCTCTGGTAGATCTTAGCCTGGAGGAATTGACCAAGATGAAGGGGATCGGTATGGCGAAGGCTGTACAGATCAAGGCTGGGATTGAACTTGGACAGAGGCTGGCCAAATCGCGCTTGCCAGAGACGGTAAGTATTCGTAGTCCACAGGATGCGGCCAATATACTGATGGAACAGCTTAGGTATTTATCTAAGGAACATTTTGTATGTCTTTTTTTGAATACGAAAAATCATATCATTGCTCAAGAGACGCTTTCCGTAGGAAGCCTGAACGCATCGATTGTTCATCCTCGCGAAGTGTTTCGTGCTGCTATTAAATGCAGCAGTGCATCGATCGTCTGTGCTCATAATCACCCAAGTGGAGATCCGACACCAAGCCCGGAGGACATCCGGATGACGCGTCGCTTGTGTGAAGCTGGCGAGATTGTGGGAATTGATGTACTCGATCACGTCGTGATTGGAGACGGTCAATTCGTAAGTTTGAAGGAGCAGGGTTTGATGTAA
- the mreC gene encoding rod shape-determining protein MreC, with protein MLTLFKLLGNKRLFVLLIGLILFIAVMGFTLGSRAGLSWPEKFVKDTVGFVQYIFYKPTSYIAGIVEDISDLRSLQEENEQLKIALSHYTRDKVRFNRLEQENEQLKKDLDFTKAQKEQFNYVWKIAQVVSVNDDPINRSIVVNIGEREGVKEGMAVSSAEGLVGVISHVSHFTSTVKLATTMDAKDPNSNGIAVTAQGKENDVFGVIESYDQATGNFLMSRITSPSPLTEGDLIVSSGVGGVFPRGMVIGAVKNIDVGQYGLTYTATVEPAASFTDWKELFVVFAPEVEE; from the coding sequence GTGCTTACACTGTTTAAGCTGCTCGGCAACAAAAGATTATTTGTTTTGTTGATAGGACTTATTCTATTTATTGCGGTGATGGGCTTTACCCTCGGATCAAGAGCAGGCTTATCCTGGCCGGAGAAGTTTGTGAAGGATACGGTAGGCTTCGTGCAATATATATTCTATAAACCTACCTCATATATAGCAGGTATTGTAGAGGACATCTCCGACCTGCGCTCTCTCCAGGAAGAGAATGAACAACTGAAGATTGCTTTATCTCATTACACGCGCGACAAAGTTAGATTTAACCGACTCGAGCAGGAGAATGAGCAACTTAAGAAGGATCTTGATTTTACCAAGGCCCAGAAAGAACAATTTAACTATGTTTGGAAGATTGCTCAGGTTGTAAGCGTCAATGATGATCCAATTAACCGATCGATTGTCGTGAACATCGGCGAGCGGGAGGGCGTTAAGGAAGGAATGGCTGTATCGTCTGCAGAAGGATTGGTTGGCGTAATTAGCCATGTGAGTCACTTCACTTCTACCGTCAAGTTAGCGACAACGATGGATGCCAAGGACCCGAATTCCAATGGCATTGCAGTAACTGCTCAAGGTAAGGAAAATGATGTGTTTGGAGTCATTGAATCTTATGATCAGGCAACCGGCAATTTCCTCATGTCTCGGATTACTTCGCCTTCCCCACTTACCGAGGGCGATCTGATCGTCTCTTCGGGCGTCGGTGGTGTATTCCCTCGGGGAATGGTGATCGGTGCAGTGAAAAACATTGATGTTGGTCAATATGGTCTGACATATACAGCCACGGTGGAACCGGCAGCAAGCTTTACCGATTGGAAGGAACTATTCGTGGTGTTTGCTCCGGAGGTTGAGGAATAG
- the murC gene encoding UDP-N-acetylmuramate--L-alanine ligase, whose product MSAIARVMLEMGYTVTGSDVASQELIEKLKAKGAKVYIGHTAEQVDGADLVVYSTALPKDNVERVEAQERGIPVLHRSQMLARLLNERTGVAVAGAHGKTTTSSMIALVMEQCGIDPTYIIGGEILDIGTNAKAGQGKYVVAEADESDGSFLQYHPSLGIVTNIEADHLENYGGDFGRLKEAYVQFLNQIKPDGAAIVCGDDDILGELLPKLNCNIITYGIDSVCDYNAEDMELGDRYVSYTMKRGDEKLGTVELSVPGKHNVYNSMAAVIVCLEAGVPFVEIAAAIKHFHGAKRRFQVLGDSKGILIIDDYAHHPTEIEATIAASKATGKRIIAVFQPQRYTRTFFLLDAFSRAFGGADEVIITDIYSPAGEKQIEGINSSKLVELIKENSNAGARYLPTKQDVIADLENRLQPGDLVLTMGAGDIWRVGDELSKRISQ is encoded by the coding sequence ATGAGCGCCATTGCACGTGTAATGCTGGAGATGGGCTACACGGTAACCGGATCGGATGTAGCTTCCCAGGAATTGATCGAGAAGCTGAAGGCGAAGGGGGCCAAGGTCTATATCGGCCATACGGCTGAGCAAGTTGACGGCGCCGATCTGGTCGTATATTCGACAGCTCTTCCGAAGGACAATGTAGAACGGGTTGAAGCGCAGGAACGGGGAATCCCGGTTCTGCATCGTTCACAAATGCTGGCCCGTCTGCTTAACGAACGGACAGGAGTGGCGGTTGCCGGAGCGCACGGAAAGACGACGACTTCATCGATGATCGCACTTGTGATGGAGCAATGTGGAATTGATCCAACATATATTATCGGCGGAGAAATCCTGGATATCGGTACAAATGCTAAGGCAGGGCAAGGGAAATACGTCGTTGCCGAGGCAGACGAGAGCGATGGCTCATTTCTTCAATACCATCCTTCGCTAGGAATTGTAACGAATATTGAGGCGGATCATCTAGAGAATTATGGCGGGGATTTCGGACGGCTCAAGGAAGCGTATGTGCAATTCCTTAATCAGATTAAGCCGGACGGGGCAGCTATCGTATGCGGCGATGACGATATTCTGGGCGAATTATTGCCTAAGTTGAACTGCAACATCATCACTTATGGAATTGACTCTGTCTGTGATTATAACGCTGAAGATATGGAGCTTGGCGATCGATATGTGTCGTATACAATGAAACGTGGCGACGAGAAGCTTGGAACGGTAGAGTTGTCGGTTCCAGGTAAGCATAATGTGTATAACTCCATGGCAGCGGTTATTGTCTGTCTGGAGGCAGGAGTTCCGTTTGTGGAGATCGCTGCTGCAATCAAGCATTTTCATGGAGCCAAGCGTCGCTTTCAGGTCCTTGGCGATAGTAAGGGCATCCTCATTATCGATGATTATGCCCATCATCCGACAGAGATCGAGGCGACGATCGCTGCCTCTAAAGCGACCGGCAAGCGGATTATCGCTGTGTTCCAGCCGCAGCGTTATACGAGAACCTTCTTCTTGCTAGATGCCTTTAGCAGAGCCTTTGGTGGTGCGGATGAGGTAATCATTACCGATATTTATTCACCAGCCGGAGAGAAGCAAATCGAGGGGATTAACTCCTCGAAGCTGGTCGAATTGATTAAGGAGAACAGCAATGCCGGGGCAAGATACTTGCCTACGAAGCAGGACGTGATTGCTGATCTGGAGAACCGACTTCAACCTGGGGATCTTGTGCTCACCATGGGGGCTGGCGATATCTGGAGAGTTGGGGACGAATTATCCAAGCGAATCTCCCAATAG
- a CDS encoding M50 family metallopeptidase, which yields MIKWNGIKISVHPFFVIIMLASVLTGHFLELIALFTIVFIHEIGHVFAARCFGVQVLAIQMLPFGGVAEMEDTSHLTVRREIVIALAGPLQNILLIGVSLLLHVCGLWEGAFFLYFINSNLIIALFNLLPILPLDGGKISQALISLILPFHLTLVYSLRISLLFSLMVVVYSVLPPLHGQGMLNLNLLLVGLFLLYSNWTDYRNIPYRFMRFLVNRDQSFVRHWMTGGLAQPIVANKAKPLEQILRLFRRQKYHFIYVMNRQGDIVAVLPEQRIISSYLRGKPRD from the coding sequence TTGATTAAGTGGAACGGCATCAAGATTTCGGTACATCCTTTCTTTGTTATCATCATGCTTGCTTCGGTACTAACTGGCCATTTTCTGGAGCTCATCGCCTTGTTTACAATTGTATTCATTCATGAAATAGGACATGTATTCGCCGCCCGATGCTTTGGCGTTCAAGTGTTGGCGATTCAGATGCTACCCTTCGGTGGGGTTGCGGAAATGGAGGACACGAGCCACCTCACGGTACGAAGGGAGATCGTAATCGCCTTGGCCGGACCTTTGCAGAATATTCTTCTAATCGGAGTGTCGCTGCTGCTACATGTTTGTGGATTATGGGAAGGGGCTTTCTTTCTCTATTTTATAAATAGCAATCTCATCATCGCCCTATTTAACTTACTTCCGATTCTTCCATTGGATGGAGGAAAGATATCGCAAGCTCTAATCAGTTTAATACTGCCATTTCATCTGACACTAGTCTACTCCTTGCGAATAAGCTTGTTATTCAGCCTCATGGTGGTTGTCTACTCTGTGCTCCCGCCTCTGCATGGACAAGGTATGCTGAATTTAAATTTACTGCTGGTAGGATTATTTCTGCTCTATTCAAATTGGACGGATTACCGTAATATCCCTTATCGGTTCATGCGTTTTCTCGTTAATCGGGACCAGTCATTTGTTCGCCACTGGATGACCGGGGGGCTCGCTCAGCCAATTGTAGCGAATAAAGCGAAACCTTTAGAACAAATCTTACGTCTATTTAGAAGACAGAAGTACCATTTTATATATGTCATGAACCGGCAGGGCGATATTGTGGCTGTCTTGCCAGAACAGAGAATTATTTCCTCTTATTTACGGGGCAAGCCTAGGGATTAG
- the mreD gene encoding rod shape-determining protein MreD, giving the protein MNRKSVLILLLFVLFIIEGTIIPWLIPYSWQTRLFPHLVFVVIMYFSIFENRHTGLVLGIIFGLLHDIVFYGAIIGSYSFAMGFTGYLVGVPSRSRPMPLPMVLIVIILGSLLLDSTLFGIYSLFELTHQPYSWAFVNHIIPNLFVQFVFALAIYVPLRRQLEIITKRRSPEQKS; this is encoded by the coding sequence ATGAATAGGAAATCTGTATTGATTTTGCTGCTGTTCGTCCTGTTCATTATAGAAGGTACGATCATCCCCTGGCTGATCCCTTACTCATGGCAGACGCGCCTATTTCCTCATCTGGTCTTTGTCGTGATTATGTATTTTTCTATCTTTGAGAACCGCCATACTGGGTTGGTTCTTGGTATTATCTTCGGATTGTTGCATGATATTGTTTTCTATGGAGCTATCATCGGGTCGTATTCTTTTGCGATGGGATTTACGGGCTATCTGGTCGGGGTTCCGTCGCGGTCGCGCCCGATGCCACTCCCCATGGTACTGATCGTCATTATACTTGGAAGTCTGTTGTTGGACTCCACGCTGTTTGGCATCTATTCCTTGTTCGAGCTCACTCATCAACCTTATTCGTGGGCGTTCGTCAATCACATTATTCCGAACCTGTTCGTTCAATTTGTATTTGCACTGGCGATTTATGTGCCGTTAAGACGGCAGCTTGAGATTATTACGAAGCGCCGTTCTCCGGAACAGAAGTCCTAA
- the minC gene encoding septum site-determining protein MinC produces the protein MTVKSNHVTIKGIKDGLVFLFDDNCEFEALLEELRYKLEHSHQNILTGPIIHVDVKFGMRVISDEEKEALLDILKQKGNLLIRSVDTPGVVTEEDTAKITTMCGMIRSGQVLHHEGNLLFLGDVNPGGTITCTGDILILGALRGMAHAGYTGNEEAVIAASYLAPTQLRIAEIISRPPDEWENRETSMEFAFLREGKMQIDKITNMLRVRPDLNVFKGV, from the coding sequence ATGACGGTGAAATCCAACCATGTGACAATTAAGGGCATCAAGGATGGCCTGGTTTTCCTGTTTGACGATAATTGCGAATTCGAAGCTCTTCTTGAAGAATTACGTTATAAATTGGAGCACAGCCATCAGAACATACTAACCGGTCCGATTATTCATGTTGATGTGAAATTCGGAATGAGAGTGATCTCGGACGAAGAGAAGGAAGCGCTGCTTGATATATTGAAGCAAAAAGGAAACTTGCTCATTCGTTCCGTAGACACGCCGGGCGTGGTAACTGAAGAGGATACGGCGAAGATTACGACGATGTGCGGAATGATTCGTTCCGGGCAGGTGCTGCATCATGAAGGCAATCTGCTCTTCCTAGGAGACGTTAATCCCGGGGGGACGATCACGTGCACCGGAGATATTTTAATATTGGGAGCTCTTAGAGGGATGGCCCATGCCGGCTATACTGGCAATGAGGAGGCGGTCATAGCCGCCTCTTATTTGGCACCCACGCAGCTTAGGATCGCAGAGATCATCAGCAGGCCACCGGACGAGTGGGAGAATCGAGAGACAAGTATGGAGTTCGCTTTTTTACGTGAAGGGAAAATGCAGATAGACAAGATTACGAATATGCTCCGGGTCAGGCCGGATTTAAACGTGTTCAAAGGGGTGTAA
- a CDS encoding SPOR domain-containing protein: protein MLGEWTRSVRIVNKAKMTFRFDKQGKEIVAEEPLYQAWIHKNDEASMFDRTQEVQEREQDEDRYIQTSAARTPTNLSLEDQTPAPRSTEVYPVLGQANREESQHSDSEYDEYGFEHTQGTFRTVETLVDYSDPFSEYTGAGGVVVPSSSIRPPKNSWWKMAGSVTGAIVTGALFGFVVLSIFNQEITLPIPGINVPKQSAAGQSTDIPVMGQIIEEEQGDANPKELVNIALPSGTYYFLQYGVFSTAQGVELAQKELQSSGVAAARDTVDTKRVYAGLSVDREQAKLLSSQLKSAGVNLILHEITLPASAMMEYEGDTKPLEQYMAQSAELVELLSTFSAARLSEADPGPQSANEITELSQKHQLWTESAAVVRGNISANSGAMTGTMDKAMNSAIEALSEYNKKPSKSLLWEVQDELMHFILSEQELLHS, encoded by the coding sequence ATGTTAGGAGAATGGACAAGGAGCGTGCGGATCGTGAACAAGGCGAAAATGACCTTTCGGTTTGACAAGCAGGGCAAGGAGATCGTAGCTGAGGAACCATTGTATCAGGCATGGATTCATAAGAATGATGAAGCATCAATGTTTGATAGGACGCAGGAAGTGCAGGAAAGAGAGCAAGATGAAGATAGGTATATTCAAACATCAGCAGCTCGTACACCTACGAATCTTAGCCTAGAAGACCAGACGCCAGCGCCTCGCAGCACCGAGGTTTACCCCGTATTGGGACAAGCTAATCGAGAGGAATCGCAGCATTCGGATTCAGAGTATGACGAATATGGCTTCGAGCATACACAGGGTACATTCCGTACTGTCGAGACCCTAGTAGACTATAGCGACCCATTTTCAGAATACACCGGGGCAGGAGGAGTCGTTGTCCCCTCCAGTTCTATCAGACCTCCTAAAAATTCTTGGTGGAAGATGGCCGGATCGGTAACTGGAGCCATTGTAACTGGAGCATTATTCGGTTTTGTAGTTCTATCCATCTTCAATCAGGAGATAACTCTGCCGATTCCCGGCATTAATGTGCCGAAGCAGTCGGCAGCCGGGCAATCCACAGATATTCCTGTCATGGGACAGATCATTGAAGAAGAGCAGGGGGATGCTAACCCCAAGGAGCTAGTGAATATCGCCTTGCCGTCCGGGACATATTATTTCCTTCAATATGGTGTGTTCAGTACGGCTCAAGGCGTTGAGCTAGCCCAGAAGGAACTACAATCTTCGGGAGTCGCAGCGGCGAGAGATACGGTAGATACTAAGCGGGTGTATGCAGGGTTATCCGTCGACCGGGAACAGGCCAAACTGCTGAGCAGTCAGCTTAAATCAGCGGGAGTCAATCTGATCTTGCATGAGATAACCCTACCAGCTTCAGCGATGATGGAGTATGAGGGGGATACCAAGCCGCTTGAACAATATATGGCACAGAGTGCTGAACTAGTGGAGCTTCTCAGTACATTCTCGGCTGCAAGACTAAGTGAAGCCGACCCAGGTCCGCAAAGTGCGAACGAAATTACGGAGCTAAGCCAAAAGCATCAGCTGTGGACAGAGAGCGCTGCAGTGGTTCGTGGTAATATATCGGCAAATTCGGGAGCGATGACGGGCACCATGGATAAGGCGATGAACAGCGCTATTGAAGCGTTGTCCGAATACAACAAGAAGCCTTCCAAATCGCTTTTGTGGGAAGTACAAGATGAACTGATGCACTTCATTCTAAGCGAGCAAGAACTGCTTCATAGTTAA
- a CDS encoding M23 family metallopeptidase yields MSWLQVLPTQVFIRTEDKLVHILTLLFINIEYDKAGCCSKLEQKQDHLSEASSLSGGMRTMDVKSNVKKRREERIRQLTSVEAYKPVLQDRIRNDHPYRPSVQSGQGNIAGYSSVSDEVEPDPELLWKRGQGRWQDIGGNNSGGREGDDYFGGRRRPSFWTSLFLRLMLSALIFVGIWGIERYEPDWAFPVRAFVARALTEEIDFGAIEAWYERNIGGAPSFIPIFKHNEDKGMKVGAAGGFISPLTGHLANPFALSLKGVEVIPKELEADRTMVRSVDTGRVLDVKLDALTGMTVTIQHSNGYKSIYGHLEQAIVNKGDWVEGGDSIGSLDSGEGDTLPTLYFALKKNDRFIDPADVISFD; encoded by the coding sequence TTGTCCTGGCTGCAGGTACTCCCTACGCAAGTATTCATTCGTACTGAAGATAAGCTTGTTCATATTCTGACGCTGCTGTTCATAAATATAGAGTATGACAAAGCGGGCTGCTGTTCTAAGCTGGAGCAGAAGCAAGATCATTTATCAGAAGCAAGCAGCCTGAGCGGAGGAATGAGAACGATGGATGTGAAGTCGAATGTTAAGAAGCGGCGTGAAGAGAGGATCAGACAGCTAACCTCGGTAGAGGCGTACAAGCCGGTTCTCCAGGATAGAATACGCAACGATCATCCATACCGGCCGTCCGTCCAGTCCGGGCAAGGGAACATTGCCGGCTATAGCAGCGTGTCGGATGAGGTAGAACCCGATCCGGAATTGCTTTGGAAGAGAGGACAAGGCCGCTGGCAAGATATTGGCGGCAATAATTCCGGAGGGCGCGAAGGAGATGATTATTTCGGAGGTAGGCGGAGGCCTAGCTTCTGGACATCACTGTTTCTTCGACTTATGTTGAGTGCGCTTATATTTGTAGGCATTTGGGGTATCGAACGATATGAACCCGATTGGGCATTTCCGGTAAGGGCTTTTGTAGCCAGGGCTTTAACAGAGGAAATTGATTTTGGCGCTATCGAGGCCTGGTATGAGAGGAATATCGGCGGTGCTCCATCCTTCATTCCCATCTTCAAGCATAATGAGGATAAAGGTATGAAGGTTGGCGCAGCTGGCGGATTTATATCGCCGTTAACCGGGCATCTAGCCAATCCCTTCGCCCTCAGTCTGAAAGGGGTGGAGGTCATCCCGAAGGAGCTGGAAGCAGATCGTACGATGGTGAGAAGTGTTGATACTGGACGTGTGCTGGACGTGAAGCTAGACGCCCTGACCGGAATGACTGTAACGATACAGCATTCGAACGGCTATAAATCCATATATGGACATCTGGAACAGGCTATAGTCAACAAGGGCGATTGGGTTGAAGGGGGCGACTCCATCGGAAGCCTTGATTCTGGAGAAGGGGATACACTTCCAACCCTATATTTCGCATTAAAAAAGAATGATCGATTTATCGATCCGGCGGATGTGATCTCGTTTGATTAA